The Anopheles coluzzii chromosome 2, AcolN3, whole genome shotgun sequence genome window below encodes:
- the LOC125908316 gene encoding uncharacterized protein K02A2.6-like, whose product MSVADYFDRLEWALQLNNIPKEKYADYARVHMGSELNNAFKFLITPKNPEEIPYEELRQILQRHFDQAKNKFVESIKFRNIRQQKGETIAQFVQSQQNSDIDVVQSLHCINNMPSVNKKMLNVKINGFPLTMELDTGAPCGIISETTLRKILPKYSLQPSDRQFSKGKYDSLFGRDWIAQFTNEINFRELFTSTVPVNVLSSIEPTREQAAQLSKLLEDFNNIFSDVPGMLVGPPAKVHLKPDTTPVFARARDVPLALRERYASEIDKKLASGFYEKVEVSEWASPTHIVIKKNGGIRITGNYKPTVNPKMIIDEHPIPKIEDIFNKMKGAALFCHLDVTDAYTHLPIDEDFRHILTLNTSTHGLIRPKRAVYGAANIPAIWQRRMETILQGLTNVVSFFDDVIVFAKDFEEMLAALNETLEQMRRNGLRLNRSKCIFATSSLECLGHRIDSHGLHKSDKHIKAIRDAPTPTTPEELQLFLGHVLFEMYCLPILLSGHKQQRRPTKT is encoded by the exons ATGTCTGTCGCTGATTATTTCGACCGGCTTGAATGGGCGCTCCAACTCAACAACATTCCCAAGGAAAAATACGCCGACTACGCACGCGTACACATGGGGTCAGAGCTTAACAACGCCTTTAAGTTCTTGATAACGCCCAAGAATCCAGAAGAAATTCCATACGAAGAACTTCGCCAAATTCTACAGCGGCACTTCGACCAAGCGAAAAACAAGTTCGTGGAAAGTATCAAGTTCCGGAACATTCGACAACAGAAAGGAGAGACAATTGCCCAGTTT GTTCAGTCGCAGCAGAACTCCGATATCGACGTGGTACAATCGCTACATTGTATCAACAATATGCCGTCCGTGAACAAGAAAATGCTTAACGTGAAGATCAACGGTTTTCCCCTGACGATGGAATTGGACACCGGAGCACCATGCGGCATAATCAGCGAAACCACATTACGTAAAATACTGCCGAAATATTCGCTGCAACCGTCAGACCGCCAATTTTCAA AAGGGAAGTATGACTCGCTTTTCGGACGCGATTGGATAGCACAGTTCACAAATGAGATCAATTTTCGTGAACTGTTTACTTCAACTGTACCAGTAAACGTACTCTCAAGCATCGAACCAACTCGGGAACAAGCAGCTCAACTGTCGAAACTGCTCGAAGACTTTAACAATATCTTTAGCGACGTTCCAGGTATGCTTGTAGGGCCACCAGCGAAGGTACACTTAAAACCCGATACCACTCCGGTTTTCGCTCGAGCACGAGATGTACCACTCGCTCTTCGAGAACGCTACGCATCAGAGATCGACAAGAAACTTGCTTCCGGATTCTACGAAAAAGTTGAAGTTTCAGAATGGGCTTCACCGACCCATATCGTCATTAAAAAGAACGGAGGTATTCGGATAACCGGGAACTACAAACCGACTGTAAATCCCAAAATGATTATCGACGAACACCCAATACCAAAAATCGAAGACATCTTCAACAAAATGAAAGGAGCTGCCCTGTTTTGCCACCTCGACGTAACGGATGCTTACACGCACCTTCCAATCGACGAAGACTTCCGGCATATTTTGACGCTAAACACATCGACACATGGACTGATCCGTCCCAAGAGAGCGGTGTATGGTGCTGCAAACATACCAGCTATTTGGCAGCGACGTATGGAGACGATCCTTCAAGGTTTGACCAATGTTGTCAGTTTTTTCGATGACGTCATTGTATTTGCGAAAGACTTCGAAGAGATGCTAGCAGCGCTGAACGAGACATTGGAACAAATGCGACGAAACGGTCTTCGACTAAATCGTTCCAAATGCATCTTTGCGACATCATCCCTCGAATGCTTGGGTCATCGCATCGATAGTCACGGCCTGCACAAATCAGACAAACACATAAAAGCCATACGCGACGCTCCAACACCAACTACACCAGAGGAACTACAATTATTTCTTG GGCACGTCCTCTTCGAGATGTACTGCTTACCGATCCTTTTGAGTGGACACAAGCAGCAGAGAAGGCCTACCAAGACATAA